The Deltaproteobacteria bacterium genomic interval CTTCTCTATCAGTACGTTCCTCCCTCTTGGCCCCAACGTCGCCTTCACCGCGTTCGCAAGAGTGTTTACTCCCTTTAGTACGGCGTCCTGCGCCGCCCTGCTGAATTTTATTTCCTTCGCTGCCATGCTTCTGTTACCTCCTCAATATTTTCTGTATTTGCTCTCTACTCAGTCAATTACGGCTAAGATTTCTTCTTCTCTAAGAATGAGGTAATCCTCACCTTCTATATTTATCTCCGTTCCCCCGTATTTGCTGAATAAAATTTTATTACCCTTTTTGACGTCAAGCGGTTTCACCTTACCGTCCGGAAGAATTATGCCGTTTCCAGTCGCAACGACTTTCCCTTCCTGTGGTTTCTCTTTAGCGGTTTCGGGAATGATGATTCCGCCCTTTGTGGTTTCTTCCGTATTGAGTCTCTGGACTAAAACTCTGTCGTATAGTGGCCTTACCTTCATTACAAACGTCCTCCTTATAATTTAATTGTCTGTATTATATTACTGGCTGGAGTTTCGGTGCTGATTGTATAAGTCAAATTTTCTGCATTAACATAACCATCAAGGTCGCCTTGTCAAGTTTAACTGAGTTATTGTACCAAAATAAATCAGTCTGCGAAAGGAGTATTAAAAATAATTGAAAAATC includes:
- the groES gene encoding co-chaperone GroES, with amino-acid sequence MKVRPLYDRVLVQRLNTEETTKGGIIIPETAKEKPQEGKVVATGNGIILPDGKVKPLDVKKGNKILFSKYGGTEINIEGEDYLILREEEILAVID